CCGCCGGAACAGCCATGCCGACCCGAGGAACAGGGCCGCGAAGAAGCCGTTGAGCCCGACCAGTTCGACGATCGAGGTGGCCGGGGACTCGTGTTTCCCGGCGAGGAGCGCGATCGCGGTGACCAGTGCCTGCGCTGCCGCCGTGGCGACCAGCGCGCGAGCCATGCCCGCTGGACGGAAGCGCGCGACGAACGCACCGGCGACGCCGACCGCGAGCACGCCGAAGTACATCAGGTCGGCGCGGTCGCCCTCGACGCCGATGACGCCGACCGCGCCCATGCCCCACAGCAGGATCAACGCGGCCGCGAGTGCGACACCGACAGCCGATCGATAGGCGTTCTTCTGCTTCTTCATCGCTTCCTCCACGGTGGGGAACCGGTCCTGGAGGTGTTGTCCCCGCCAGGAAAGGTCCGCGGGCAGGCCGCGGATCATCCGCGACAGCAGGCCGAGCGCGATCCGCGTGCCGCCGGTGCGGGCGGCGCGTTCGTACGCGAGGTGGTCGTGCAGATCGGCGTCGAGCTCGGCGATCCGGCGTTCGGCGACCGGTGCGGGGAGGCCGCGGGTGTAGAACCGCGCCCAACGGCGTACCAGCGCGGCCGTGCGGTCGGGGTTCATGCGGGCTCCGGGGCGATGCGCGTGACCGGCTGGGCGGCCCGCTCGGCGGCGGCCCGGGTGGCCACCTGGACACCCCGCCCGGTCAGCTCGTACAGCCGGCGGCGCGGTCGGCCCTCGGCGGCCGCAGCGTCCTCCCATTCGGAGGTCAGCAGGCCGAATTCCTCCAGGCGGCCCAGGGCTTTGTAGAGCGTCCCGTGGCTCGTCAGCGAGGACGAGCCA
The genomic region above belongs to Amycolatopsis sp. YIM 10 and contains:
- a CDS encoding PadR family transcriptional regulator — translated: MPRRKPGSLLPLETEILEAALRSKQHTFHGFALAQTMREQRGSSSLTSHGTLYKALGRLEEFGLLTSEWEDAAAAEGRPRRRLYELTGRGVQVATRAAAERAAQPVTRIAPEPA